The Amaranthus tricolor cultivar Red isolate AtriRed21 chromosome 2, ASM2621246v1, whole genome shotgun sequence genome contains the following window.
gttaatgtaacattatattattttatcggcaacttaatcatataaatgcaaatgaagacttacaaattgggtcattgTAGGCAcagcaggtgcgtaatgtgctgctgcgaagatggcacgtggtgtcatccatcggcacgtggtgtcatccatcggcgcgtgatggagaggaaccacggcatgtagtctggtgtagtaggtgcgccttggagaggaaccacgtggtgtcatccaacaacgcttccttgctatcaaacatcatacccttctcaaactctccGTCTTTGGTGTATGTAGTATCACAAGCTCAAGTCCTCCATGAATTatcctcctcatactcgtctaaaGGTGGACAGAGGGTATAAGGAGTAGGAAGAATGAttataggaatgttgcctagggtcatgtcatttgctaacgcatcctcatcgacatccacatcgtcctcagaaggatcgtcaatgagctcattactctcatttccatcatccaaAGGTCCCATCTCAGTAGTTTCTTCTAAGTTAACCATtaaatcaattggaacttgattcgtaaagggttgagaaaaagtacaaaaTGCGGAAGGAACGAAAGGATTAGGAGTTTCCTGAgttgatataggcataggggtaggagtaggattagaagcaactaaaTTGCCTAATGGTACTtgttctacgtataactccaaagagggaatttgggtgaactttaaatgctcccacatagcatctataacctcatcatcctcaacaggaaaggcaagcaattctccactcatgtcatatttaaagcttatatttacggtacttctagtagggtccaatccaatcttagaacatataaaacgttttaaagtggttcaaatccatgttcgaattgcatgcaaacaacttacgtcCTCCCCCAATATAATGAACTtcgccactactttctcgaatacaaccattccaaaaacatactatagtcacgcgaaatgatgccattttctacattaatacaaagaaaatcaatatcatcatcaacttcatgcccatacaagtacattatattcatttgattataatcttttttggtctaaaaattattaaaatccataatgtaactaagttcatacatataaaatcgaaataataaatcaattcataagctcattaataatatttctaataccaacatcaacatcaacatttctaataatatcatcaacattgaattcaactaattcaacaacattacttcaaaaaacaacataaagctataaaaacaattaaaaattaccttcaatacttatggatgattaagagtagtcttgatttaacaactaataacctacatttgaaaaaataagcaaatttgattataaccctaaaaaactacatatacaccaaaaaaatacaatcaagtttacctttgagcaagctagagtatcccacactaattttgaagtgccaaattgaaagaggaatgcaagaattgatagattgaatcaatggttttagagggagaaaaTGTTGTCTGCGTAaggtagggttttgagaaatggggaaaaatgaaaaaaaaacgaAACTGATTTGCGTATTTGTGCAACaggtttgttcgcagttactaactacgaacagccaaataggacaaaatagctgttcgcacgcttacttttaaaaattttttaaaacttagtttatttttttaattttatttttttagcttaagcttttcaaattttctttttttaatcacTAACAATATAAATTGGATTTTAAAAATACTGGGCCTCGTGTCGCGGCCCTCCCTCCCTAAATACGGTTTGTCTCTTGCAAAAgcatttcataatttttcatcaataaaattgatcataaaaaagtacAAGACCAATAAAAaagctttatatatatatatatatatatatatatatatatatatatatatatatatatatatatatatatatattctttacTTTAATGACTTTAatccatttttttttccatttcactcattttgtttcatttctttatttattaagttatttttacaaTATTACCCTTAAATACTCTTACTTTATAGTAGtcacttttacttttttttgttttttactaATAATTTAGCAAAATAACACCACTTAATAGTGATCCCTTCCACTTTCTTAAACTTTGTGCTCAAATAAAATGAAACGAGTAGTAAAATTGAAGTGGTAGTTACTAGTCAAGTGGACCTACTCTCTAACTACCCCTCATAGATGTCAACATGGCTTGACTTTAAGCACCCAATGGGGCAAAATTCCTCTTATCAAATCTCAATACCACAAAATAAAACGACAATAAACGATATCCGTAATTGTCTTGCACTTGCTTCTCCTGCACCCTTCACAAAACATTGGACATGTCATACGCTCCATTAATTACCTCCACACTTCAATTATAATTTCATTGAATATACATGATTCTATTTTCTAACCTCCATGAACTACTGGTCTAATATATCGTTATTCTTTGAGATTGcttcaaaataaaaagctcATGATGACACATTGCAACCATCTCAAACAAATATTTGTGGACCTCTATTTAGGGTTGCCACTTATAATATGAGTGAAGCTAGTTTAACATAAGACTTGTCATTCAcgtatttatttatcttttattggATGAAAATAGATACTAATTTGATACTTTATAGAAAAAATGGGATAAAATGAGGAATGTCACTCCTGTCGCACTCTCAACAAACCAAGAAAAAAAGTTTTATCTTGACGCTAACTTTTGCAAAatgcattttattatttatttgcaaGATTATAAGTTTATAGACGATTAATGTATAGTTTTTTCAATTAGTTTCTAGAATAATACGAATTTTTATTTTACCTTTAATATACCTTTTTTTATTCCAAATAACATACGTATTATTATGGACAAACACTCTTAAATTGATATcattcctaattaatcaaaagtATATACAAATATTGCATAAAAACAATGGCTACAAATTTGtataaaatggttttaatttgaGAATACTTCAAAGTCGTCAATATCGCATCGCttgtataaaaagaaagaagattaaACCATCTAAAGGTTGGGTGACAAACATGCTGTTTTCAATAAGGCCCATATCCAGGCCCGTATCCATGCCCATATCCAAGCCCAACTTGGTACAGTCCAAAACTAGTCAGTAGATGATATAATGTCCAACTTCGGGTCAGTGTAGCAGCCAAACAGGCATCTAAAGTGACTACAAAAGCTAACACTAGGAGTCTTTCTAATTGAGCTACTCTTACAAGAAACCATCTCTCGGTGAGACAACCTTATAACAAAAAGCCAATATAAGAATGATTTTAGTTGGGCTACTTGGCCCATGTATAGAAAGCGTCTCACAgtaagaccgtctctcacaagaatttgtgttctgATTTCCAAGTTCCTCAAAAGCCTTCAAGCATAAGATTATATGCTGCAACAGCTCATTTACAGGCAACTCCTCTATGGAACAGACTAATGTTACAGTCGAAACCCGACAACTTTCACTATGTATGCTTTGCATCCCCTCACATTGAAAATTTACAACATCGGGGGGAGAAAATTTGGGGTGATCAGTGGTTACTCCGATCAAATACTCCCCGTCAATCCATGTCACACGTAATACAATATCAGGAAGCGATCAAACCTCTTTTAAAGTTAAAAGAATTCCGTAATTTGCAAAGGTTTCCTGCTTAAAAAGCTATTGGCGTCTCATATTGGAGCTTCGTATTGTAACACCGTGCAAGAACTTGGTGTAACCAATGAAATTGATGTGTCCATCGGAGGGCCGAATCCAATCCTTGACTAAAGTGTAAGCTGTCGGGCCTAAATTCATTTCCTGGTCATGATCCATGAAAATGGTCAGCGGGAGATCTTTTGAAAGTTGAAAGAACGGGAAGAGATGGAGAAAGTTGATGAAAGTAAGATTTTACCCTTGCTAATTCCTCGACTGAGATTCGTCGATTACCTTCCTGCTCGAAATACTGAAACGCGGCGCTAGCGATTTTATCCCAATCTTGAAGAGCCTCGAGCTGATATACACTGATTGCCGCAACACAGAACTCTTCGAAATCCATCTTCATGGAAGCAAATGGTTCCATCTACAACAAAGCATTGCATTGTGAACTTGTGCTTTACGATCATTTAAAATAACGTTATCGatttccataaaaaaaaaaaaccaatgattataaacaaaaatatcatCAACGTTAAGAACAATGAAAACTAACGCTTTGGTTACATTAACTTCATCAATGAATCATACCGCCTTACCATAGCAAAAATTTCGGTAACTCTAGCGTCTCTCATAGCATCGGTTGCATTTCTCATGAGAGCCTATAGATGATGACAAGATGGTTAGCATAGAATTGTCATTCATCGAGGAAAATAAGTTGGATGAATGAGGAAACCGAAGGCTGCTCTTaccgttttaaaattttcaaaagaaataTAACCATCTTTTGGCTTTAGCAGCCTAAACTGTGCTTCGAGGTAAAAGAGCTCATTATCGGGTAGAACTTTTGAAAGCGCCTGCAATTATGATCGATAAGTGGAGATTACACCAATGTTTAAAAGGAATTTATAgacaaaagttgagattatataaaattaaaccaagaaaaacaaaaacaaaaacaaaagagaATATTTCTAAGTCAAACGGTAAACAGCAAGACCTAAACCAACAAAGGACTGCAACAAAACGAGGGTGGAATAGTGACAAAAGGCAAAATCTCAGTGGTCGAGATTAGACTCTCATGATTCGCCAATTTCCTCGTGAATCGCAAATCGTAAAAAACAAACTACTAGTTGTTATGGGTTATTTTTGGGCCATTTTGATTGAATTGCGAATTTTCTAGCGAATTATATGTCATCATAGTCAAGACTCAAGTAGTAGGTTAAGTATCTATCATATTTGGCTCTTCTGGTTCTTGCCGCCTGATATTTTCCTTTGATTTCTCCTAAAATGGCATTAAGGTAACAAAGTGTTGTTCTTTTTCCTAAAGAAAGCAATTCACTAAGAGAAGCCACATGCTTATTAAGTAATGAGAATTCTATAGTGGTTCACCAGCCACCACAATCTTGCAATCTAAGCGTTGAATTTTCGATTATGAAATCTAAgcctttggtttttttttagtaattactACTACTTAATTACCCCATGTCACGGTTTTGCTAACTCTAATTGCCCTAATTGTCACTTTGTCCAAAAATTATACTTACGTTGACTACCATAAAAGCAATTCTCCACATCGCTCAATCCTATTGGCGCATAAAATATATGCGACTCTTATTTCTATATCCTCGCAACATGTTCATTTCATAGAATTGACACTCTTGATCTCACTAAAATTGAGCTGTGATTTTAGCACTTCAAATGTCTTAACTTACATCCTCGATAACACATTTATaagaaaagcaagagaaagtgCCTGAAAATAATCAACCATTTAGATTCTCTATCAATGGAGTAAAAGGTTTAGTATAAGCGGTTTAcatgccaaataaaaaaatgtgggTTCTCATCAGCAATAATGGTTCTTACCTTGAGTGTTGCACGTTTAAGAGGCGTGGAACGAATATATGACTTTACTACTCTGAAAGGGAATATATCCAACGGAAGGGGTCTGTTTTCATCTCTTAACCAAGGATGAGCTGCATGGAATGAACATCAACGGTTAGCGCTTAAGGTGTATCATCCTTTTCATGAattcaaacaaaagaaaatttctcACCTAGAGCTTGTGCTGCAGTCATCCTTTTCCTATGGTCCTTATTGAGTAGTCTTTTAACGAAGTCTCTACCTTCCGCTGATATGTTGGGCCAAGGTGTATCGTCAAAATTTGGATCAGCCCTTAATACAGAACGGAATATTCCTGATTCAGTTCGTGCCCAAAAAGGCCGGCTTCCACATAGCAAGATGTATGTTATGACCCCAATACTCCACATATCGGCTTCAACATTATATGACCTATGCAACACTTCAGGTGCAACATAATAGGCACTCCCTACTACATCGTTGAGCCTATTATCTGCGTAAACAAACCTCAACAATGTAAATTACTTGACCGAAAAATAACTTTTCAAGTCGAACACGCCGAAGTTTGCTTAGTAGCTATTCTCTCTG
Protein-coding sequences here:
- the LOC130802540 gene encoding CDPK-related kinase 3-like isoform X2 is translated as MLKVLMLLSRLFLKLRCVMTSAIAIEDVRREVKMLKALSGNEHMLKFYDAFEDSNNVYLVMELCEGGELLDRILQRGGRYEEDDAKGILVQILTAVAFCHLQGVVHRDLKPENFLFATKDEDARLKIIDFGLSDYVRPDNRLNDVVGSAYYVAPEVLHRSYNVEADMWSIGVITYILLCGSRPFWARTESGIFRSVLRADPNFDDTPWPNISAEGRDFVKRLLNKDHRKRMTAAQALAHPWLRDENRPLPLDIFPFRVVKSYIRSTPLKRATLKALSKVLPDNELFYLEAQFRLLKPKDGYISFENFKTALMRNATDAMRDARVTEIFAMMEPFASMKMDFEEFCVAAISVYQLEALQDWDKIASAAFQYFEQEGNRRISVEELAREMNLGPTAYTLVKDWIRPSDGHINFIGYTKFLHGVTIRSSNMRRQ
- the LOC130802540 gene encoding CDPK-related kinase 4-like isoform X1, which encodes MGHCYSKKMISMEVNDVAGENPTPVSVQATPFQSPFPAGINPSPARTPGRRLMKWPFPPPSPAKPIMAALRRRRKESGGVVGTPERVVEEQQDGRREREVERERERGLDKNFGYLKNFGAKYELGKEVGRGHFGHTCMAKGKKGDVKGVNVAVKIISKAKMTSAIAIEDVRREVKMLKALSGNEHMLKFYDAFEDSNNVYLVMELCEGGELLDRILQRGGRYEEDDAKGILVQILTAVAFCHLQGVVHRDLKPENFLFATKDEDARLKIIDFGLSDYVRPDNRLNDVVGSAYYVAPEVLHRSYNVEADMWSIGVITYILLCGSRPFWARTESGIFRSVLRADPNFDDTPWPNISAEGRDFVKRLLNKDHRKRMTAAQALAHPWLRDENRPLPLDIFPFRVVKSYIRSTPLKRATLKALSKVLPDNELFYLEAQFRLLKPKDGYISFENFKTALMRNATDAMRDARVTEIFAMMEPFASMKMDFEEFCVAAISVYQLEALQDWDKIASAAFQYFEQEGNRRISVEELAREMNLGPTAYTLVKDWIRPSDGHINFIGYTKFLHGVTIRSSNMRRQ